A stretch of Deltaproteobacteria bacterium DNA encodes these proteins:
- the secA gene encoding preprotein translocase subunit SecA encodes MPSLFAKIFGTKNDREIKRLRKIADLVNAQEAAVQPLSDDGLRAKTVEFRERLANGETLDDLVPEAFAVVREASQRALGMRHFDVQVIGGLALHEGCICEMRTGEGKTLTSTLPLYLNALVGRGAHVVTVNDYLARRDAEWMGTIYRFLGLSVGVIVHGLNDRERREAYHCDITYGTNNEFGFDYLRDNMKLDRAGMVQRDYFYAIVDEVDSILVDEARTPLIISGATEDSTEMYYQVNGVIPGLHKEEHFTIDEKARSVVLTEAGVERVQKTLGIENLYDPEHIETLHHVNQALRAHTLYQVDRDYIVKDGEVMIVDEFTGRLMPGRRWSDGLHQAIEAKERVKIESENQTLATITFQNFFRMYEKLAGMTGTADTEAVEFKKIYDLDVLVVPTHRDMIRIDQADIIYRSAKEKFKAVVERIAECHEKGQPVLVGTISIEKNEMMSVLLKRRGVPHEILNAKNHEREAEIIAQAGRRGQVTLATNMAGRGTDIILGGNAEMMAKARWRYENPEEPYDPARPECQAMQDSFRHQCEGERADVLTAGGLMVLGTERHESRRIDNQLRGRSGRQGDPGESVFFLALDDDLMRIFGSERMDSMLAKLGVREDEPIFHPWITKAIANAQQKVEGHNFDIRKRLLEYDDVMNRQREVVYSERLRVLEGEALRGDYLEIAEDLAAEVIAQHCDEKAYPENWPWSELIDLVRARWDLDPFVDYQKDDDRMEATAEDLREKLKAALIDYYTNKEAAVGEAIMRDAERYFMLTTIDQHWKEHLFHMDHLRDGIGLRGYAQENPLLAYKRESFAMFQEMMGRIREQAFDKVMRFVVATDDTTQFQRKPVTKKPVNYGREALRQTQRPEASPDKARLMPVKRTGVKVGPNDPCPCGSGKKYKKCCRDKDKAAAGA; translated from the coding sequence CCTCCGGGCGAAGACCGTGGAGTTCCGCGAGCGGCTCGCGAACGGCGAGACCCTCGATGATCTGGTTCCCGAGGCGTTCGCCGTGGTGCGCGAAGCCTCGCAGCGCGCCCTCGGCATGCGCCACTTCGACGTTCAGGTGATCGGCGGTCTCGCGCTGCACGAAGGCTGCATCTGCGAGATGCGTACCGGAGAGGGCAAGACGCTGACGTCGACGCTGCCGCTCTACCTGAACGCGCTGGTCGGGCGCGGGGCGCACGTCGTGACGGTCAACGACTACCTCGCGCGGCGCGACGCGGAGTGGATGGGGACGATCTACCGGTTCCTGGGCCTTTCGGTCGGCGTGATCGTTCACGGCCTGAACGACCGCGAACGCCGCGAGGCGTATCACTGCGACATCACCTACGGGACCAACAACGAGTTCGGTTTCGACTATCTGCGCGACAACATGAAGCTCGATCGCGCGGGCATGGTGCAGCGCGATTACTTCTACGCGATCGTGGACGAGGTGGACTCGATCCTGGTCGACGAGGCGCGCACGCCGCTCATCATCTCGGGCGCGACGGAAGACTCGACCGAGATGTACTACCAGGTCAACGGCGTCATCCCGGGGCTGCACAAAGAGGAACACTTCACCATCGACGAGAAGGCGCGTTCGGTCGTGCTCACCGAGGCCGGCGTGGAACGCGTGCAGAAGACGCTGGGGATCGAAAACCTGTACGACCCCGAACATATCGAGACGCTGCATCACGTGAATCAGGCGCTTCGCGCGCACACGCTGTACCAGGTCGATCGCGACTACATCGTCAAGGATGGCGAGGTGATGATCGTCGACGAATTCACGGGCCGCCTCATGCCCGGGCGGCGGTGGTCCGACGGTTTGCACCAGGCGATCGAGGCCAAGGAGCGCGTGAAGATCGAGAGCGAGAATCAGACCCTCGCGACGATCACGTTCCAGAACTTTTTCCGCATGTACGAAAAGCTGGCGGGCATGACGGGCACCGCCGACACCGAGGCGGTGGAGTTCAAGAAGATCTACGACCTCGACGTGCTCGTGGTGCCCACGCACCGCGACATGATCCGCATCGACCAGGCCGACATCATCTACCGGAGCGCCAAGGAAAAGTTCAAGGCGGTGGTGGAGCGGATCGCGGAGTGCCATGAGAAAGGGCAGCCGGTTCTCGTCGGCACGATCAGCATCGAGAAAAACGAGATGATGTCGGTGCTGCTCAAGCGGCGCGGAGTTCCCCACGAGATTCTGAACGCGAAGAACCACGAGCGCGAGGCCGAAATCATCGCGCAGGCCGGTCGGAGGGGACAGGTCACGCTGGCCACCAACATGGCCGGCCGCGGCACCGACATCATTCTGGGCGGCAACGCCGAAATGATGGCGAAAGCGCGGTGGCGGTATGAAAACCCCGAGGAGCCGTACGATCCGGCCCGCCCGGAATGTCAGGCCATGCAGGACAGCTTCCGGCACCAGTGCGAAGGGGAACGCGCGGACGTGCTGACGGCGGGAGGCTTGATGGTGCTCGGCACCGAACGTCACGAGTCGCGCCGCATCGACAATCAGCTTCGCGGTCGGTCCGGCCGGCAGGGTGACCCCGGCGAATCGGTCTTCTTTCTCGCGCTCGACGACGACCTGATGCGCATCTTCGGGTCGGAGCGAATGGACTCGATGCTCGCCAAGCTCGGCGTCCGCGAAGACGAACCGATCTTCCATCCCTGGATCACGAAGGCGATCGCCAACGCGCAGCAGAAGGTCGAGGGTCACAACTTCGATATCCGCAAGCGGCTGCTCGAGTACGACGACGTGATGAACCGGCAGCGCGAGGTGGTGTACTCCGAGCGCCTGCGGGTGCTCGAAGGCGAAGCGCTTCGTGGCGACTACCTGGAGATCGCGGAGGATTTGGCCGCGGAGGTGATCGCGCAGCACTGCGACGAAAAAGCCTATCCCGAGAACTGGCCGTGGAGTGAACTCATCGACCTCGTGCGCGCGCGCTGGGACCTCGATCCCTTCGTCGACTATCAGAAAGACGACGATCGCATGGAGGCGACCGCCGAGGATCTGCGCGAAAAACTCAAAGCCGCGTTAATCGACTACTACACGAACAAGGAAGCGGCCGTCGGCGAGGCGATCATGCGGGACGCCGAGCGCTATTTCATGCTCACGACGATCGACCAGCACTGGAAGGAACACCTGTTCCACATGGACCACCTGCGCGACGGCATCGGTCTTCGCGGATACGCGCAGGAAAACCCGCTGCTGGCGTACAAACGCGAGAGCTTCGCCATGTTCCAGGAGATGATGGGTCGCATCCGCGAACAGGCGTTCGACAAGGTGATGAGGTTCGTCGTGGCGACGGACGACACGACGCAGTTCCAGCGCAAGCCCGTCACGAAAAAACCCGTCAACTACGGTCGCGAAGCGCTCCGGCAGACACAGCGCCCGGAGGCGTCGCCCGACAAGGCCCGGCTGATGCCGGTGAAACGCACCGGCGTGAAGGTCGGCCCCAACGATCCGTGCCCTTGCGGTTCAGGGAAGAAATACAAGAAGTGCTGCCGCGACAAGGACAAGGCCGCGGCGGGCGCATGA
- a CDS encoding VOC family protein, translating into MSVSKQHHVALTVKDLERSVRFYTRELGLIHDDTLALDEQAAYRMFGIVGVTVRSALLFTERGHRLDLHQFSSGKNSRPDLQFDRPGFQHLGLGVENLDELGKRLELDGVEIVAAPFQTPTGERIAFVRDPDGVVLQLIEENRWTARLSRIALPARLWLGRSRRRRAHALVGTAMSCSDLPQGTGPPVR; encoded by the coding sequence ATGTCCGTTTCGAAGCAGCATCACGTCGCGCTGACCGTCAAGGATCTGGAGCGGAGCGTGCGTTTTTATACGCGCGAGCTCGGTCTGATCCACGACGACACGCTCGCCCTCGATGAGCAGGCGGCATACCGCATGTTCGGCATCGTCGGCGTGACGGTGCGTTCGGCGCTTCTATTTACGGAGCGCGGGCATCGCCTCGACCTTCATCAGTTCTCTTCGGGAAAGAATTCACGGCCCGATCTCCAGTTCGACCGGCCCGGGTTCCAGCACCTTGGCCTCGGCGTGGAGAACCTCGACGAACTGGGCAAACGGCTCGAACTGGACGGGGTGGAGATCGTCGCCGCGCCGTTTCAAACGCCGACGGGAGAAAGAATCGCATTCGTCCGTGACCCCGACGGCGTCGTCCTCCAACTCATCGAGGAGAATCGCTGGACGGCGCGCCTGTCGCGCATCGCGCTGCCGGCGAGGTTGTGGCTCGGTCGGTCGCGCCGCCGGCGCGCCCACGCACTCGTGGGGACCGCGATGTCGTGTTCCGATTTGCCTCAGGGGACCGGGCCCCCCGTGCGCTGA
- a CDS encoding HDIG domain-containing protein, whose amino-acid sequence MSNSTPPPESGALAANAGDSRAKLRLGLVILGLSLLIGLLISQGLVTGTAVLREGTYARKSVRAPADFEIEDEAATETKKREAMTAVPIVFDHDPELFEKARLRVQGAFVEIQSAYVTDSAGEEAIRSRARRFAAELGISLQDADFERLHAIRFSQTLADEILRVLEKLGSLRVVEDRAEFAETLRGFDQDPEKAQIHVRNVLTQDEALASAAQGVVDMIGAREAAETQAVATLSDAHGEFSDFATQVLKSQIRPNLTLNREMTEDRRRAAAAAVIPVKLVYKKNQLIVGEGRVVTGEHALVMRWLARQESRKTALPRWIGVSVLIALLIFFSFTIADINLPDFDMTNRDFVFLGVMLIVSLALFRLLLFLGSLLAETYVVFPSAAMLFLYPAAFAPMQVRFVHRFEIALVFCVVFALVAALISPFEIPMSVYLFVSSVVSLHAVGRAHRRADVIQAGVTVGLVNVGMVGCCLLLGFAVEHAVALFITAFAGGLLASLFVIAFSPIVEYAFGYTTPVSLLELANYEHPLLREIMTKTPGTFQHSVTIGSLAEAAAERIGANALLCRVGALFHDAGKSANPDYFVENQAASNPHDAVNDPYHSADIIKRHVSDGVELARTHRLGERIIDFIREHHGTGKIAFFLAKAVEQEGGDVSRVDVSRFTYDGPRPRSKETGIMMFADAVEATSRSLKDRSPEALRDMIDRTTSRILLSGQLDDCPLTQSDLARITDAFAHVLAGIHINRIDYRSAKNINFDERPETGPR is encoded by the coding sequence ATGAGCAACTCAACCCCACCGCCCGAATCCGGCGCTTTGGCCGCGAACGCCGGAGATTCGCGCGCCAAATTGCGCCTCGGCCTCGTGATCCTCGGGCTCTCGCTTCTCATCGGGCTGTTGATTTCGCAGGGTTTGGTGACGGGGACGGCCGTGCTTCGCGAGGGCACTTACGCCCGCAAGAGCGTCCGCGCGCCGGCCGACTTCGAGATCGAGGACGAAGCGGCGACCGAAACGAAAAAGCGCGAGGCGATGACGGCCGTCCCGATCGTCTTCGATCATGACCCGGAACTTTTCGAAAAGGCGAGGCTGCGCGTTCAGGGCGCGTTCGTCGAGATTCAATCCGCTTACGTGACCGACAGCGCGGGCGAAGAGGCCATCCGATCGCGCGCGCGCCGATTCGCCGCCGAACTCGGGATCTCGCTTCAGGACGCGGATTTCGAGCGGCTGCATGCGATTCGCTTTTCCCAAACGCTCGCCGACGAGATCCTTCGCGTTTTGGAAAAATTGGGATCGCTGCGCGTCGTGGAAGATCGCGCCGAGTTCGCCGAGACGCTTCGAGGATTCGATCAGGATCCGGAAAAGGCGCAGATTCACGTCCGAAACGTCCTGACGCAGGATGAGGCGCTGGCCTCGGCCGCGCAGGGCGTCGTGGACATGATCGGCGCGCGCGAAGCCGCGGAGACGCAGGCGGTCGCGACTCTATCCGATGCTCACGGGGAGTTTTCCGACTTCGCGACGCAGGTCCTGAAGAGCCAGATTCGCCCGAATCTGACGCTCAACCGCGAAATGACCGAGGATCGTCGCCGGGCCGCCGCGGCCGCCGTTATCCCGGTCAAACTCGTTTACAAGAAGAATCAACTCATCGTGGGCGAAGGCCGGGTCGTCACGGGCGAGCACGCGCTCGTCATGCGCTGGCTCGCCAGGCAGGAGTCGCGCAAGACCGCCCTGCCCCGGTGGATCGGCGTGTCGGTGCTGATCGCGCTGCTGATCTTCTTTTCGTTCACCATCGCCGACATCAACTTGCCCGACTTCGATATGACGAACCGCGACTTCGTGTTCCTCGGCGTCATGTTGATCGTGTCTCTCGCGCTGTTTCGCCTGTTGTTGTTTCTCGGCAGTCTTCTCGCGGAAACGTACGTCGTTTTTCCGTCCGCGGCGATGCTGTTTCTCTATCCCGCCGCCTTCGCGCCGATGCAGGTCCGTTTCGTCCATCGGTTCGAGATCGCGCTCGTTTTTTGCGTCGTGTTCGCCCTGGTTGCGGCGTTGATCTCACCGTTCGAAATCCCGATGTCCGTCTATCTGTTCGTGTCATCCGTCGTCTCGCTTCACGCCGTCGGCCGGGCACACCGACGTGCCGACGTCATCCAGGCGGGCGTGACGGTCGGACTCGTCAACGTCGGGATGGTCGGCTGCTGCCTGTTGCTGGGATTCGCCGTCGAACACGCGGTCGCACTTTTTATCACCGCCTTCGCCGGCGGACTGCTGGCGTCGCTGTTCGTCATCGCCTTCTCGCCGATCGTCGAATACGCCTTCGGTTACACGACGCCGGTTTCGCTGCTCGAACTCGCCAACTACGAGCACCCCCTGCTCCGCGAAATCATGACGAAGACCCCGGGCACCTTTCAGCACTCGGTGACGATCGGCTCGCTGGCCGAGGCCGCCGCGGAGCGCATCGGCGCCAACGCCCTGCTCTGCCGGGTCGGCGCGCTGTTTCACGACGCGGGCAAGAGCGCGAATCCCGACTATTTCGTCGAAAACCAGGCCGCCTCGAATCCGCACGACGCGGTAAACGATCCTTATCACAGCGCGGACATCATCAAACGGCACGTTTCGGACGGCGTGGAACTCGCGCGCACCCATCGGCTGGGCGAGCGGATCATCGACTTCATCCGCGAGCACCACGGCACGGGCAAGATCGCGTTTTTCCTCGCGAAGGCGGTCGAACAAGAAGGCGGCGACGTAAGCCGCGTGGACGTCTCGCGTTTCACCTACGACGGTCCCCGACCGCGTTCGAAGGAAACCGGGATCATGATGTTCGCCGACGCGGTCGAGGCCACCAGCCGCTCGCTGAAGGACCGTTCGCCCGAGGCGCTGCGTGACATGATCGACCGGACCACGAGCCGGATTTTGCTGTCGGGGCAGCTCGATGATTGCCCGCTCACGCAAAGCGATCTCGCGCGGATCACCGACGCGTTCGCACACGTTCTCGCGGGCATCCACATCAATCGCATCGATTACAGATCCGCGAAAAACATCAACTTCGACGAGCGCCCGGAAACCGGACCGCGATAA
- a CDS encoding septal ring lytic transglycosylase RlpA family protein, which produces MLPICFALLVTVVSACAPRYTVRERSEGWSQSGTACWYGTEFHGRRTAGGEIFDQNKLTAAHPSLPFGTIVRVTNTSNDQSVLVRINDRGPWKRGRIIDLSRAAAEQIDMVNAGLAEVEIEVVHTP; this is translated from the coding sequence ATGCTCCCCATCTGTTTCGCTCTGCTCGTCACCGTCGTATCGGCCTGCGCGCCGCGATACACCGTGCGCGAGCGGTCCGAGGGCTGGAGCCAGTCCGGCACCGCGTGCTGGTACGGCACGGAGTTTCACGGCCGGCGCACGGCCGGCGGCGAAATCTTCGACCAGAACAAGCTCACCGCCGCGCATCCCTCGCTGCCGTTCGGAACCATCGTGCGCGTCACGAATACATCCAACGATCAGTCGGTGCTCGTGCGCATCAACGACCGCGGGCCGTGGAAACGCGGGCGCATCATCGACTTGTCGAGGGCCGCCGCCGAACAGATCGACATGGTCAATGCCGGGCTCGCCGAGGTCGAGATCGAGGTCGTTCATACGCCGTGA
- a CDS encoding phosphodiester glycosidase family protein translates to MSRKPVAHRFPRFILTHFVAEARDLEGADPVAANVHVSRLILDYGNAFDDRETNGSWTPIQNEPDWIGAWTRVLQVVNDPERREGLFARMERVRKSYERLRRHPEPALAARVVGRFAVALADQLAAHPEAVSWRASDLLDFAHTAFARLHFAYDAAGRVKRVRAADVEWELVDRDVFAARWSVMTRSGPVRLGALRFASRKWRIEPSWPGPEGRSLSAVLSADSNIVAATNGGYYLYSEVPGAPHGALGDPAGLAVRDGVVLTPPIYRRPALLQDEQFHVHLRVVGLKGVTMRRGNMKLAARLVNRPQLNPGDIVFYNSLHGARTPVAPIAFAVYGRRVVETAMNDGVAIPLGGIAVAMHPGSVVPDRGLVSMGDEWEFDLPTIPGVGRVVGAVAGGPMILAARKSSVDWAQGDYGENAIPEALHPFGFFAQSFAPRLAAGVTEDHQVVIVAVEGRDFKHSVGMNLDSLARLMLDLGCVQAMNLDGGGGVGMIVRGDDGVVGAATRPIRSVLAFRSVKA, encoded by the coding sequence GTGTCAAGAAAACCGGTCGCGCATCGGTTCCCCCGGTTCATTCTGACGCATTTCGTGGCGGAAGCGAGGGACCTGGAAGGCGCCGATCCGGTCGCCGCCAACGTCCACGTATCGCGTCTCATTCTCGATTACGGCAACGCGTTCGACGATCGGGAAACCAACGGGTCGTGGACGCCGATTCAGAACGAACCGGATTGGATCGGCGCGTGGACGCGTGTTCTGCAGGTCGTGAACGACCCGGAGCGTCGCGAGGGTTTGTTTGCGCGCATGGAGCGCGTCCGCAAGTCGTACGAACGCCTGCGGCGTCACCCCGAACCCGCGCTCGCCGCGCGGGTCGTCGGGCGGTTCGCGGTCGCGCTCGCCGACCAGCTCGCCGCGCACCCCGAGGCGGTTTCGTGGCGGGCGAGCGATCTGCTCGACTTCGCGCACACGGCGTTTGCGCGACTTCACTTCGCGTACGACGCGGCGGGCCGGGTCAAACGCGTTCGCGCCGCGGACGTGGAGTGGGAACTCGTGGACCGTGACGTCTTCGCGGCCCGATGGTCGGTCATGACGCGTTCGGGCCCGGTGCGTCTCGGAGCGCTGCGTTTCGCGTCGCGGAAGTGGCGGATCGAGCCGTCCTGGCCCGGACCCGAGGGCCGGTCGCTGAGCGCGGTGCTGAGCGCGGATTCGAATATCGTCGCGGCGACGAACGGCGGCTATTACCTCTACTCGGAGGTGCCCGGCGCGCCTCATGGCGCACTCGGCGACCCGGCGGGACTGGCCGTGCGCGACGGCGTCGTGTTGACGCCGCCGATTTATCGCCGCCCCGCCCTGCTGCAGGATGAGCAGTTTCACGTTCACCTGCGCGTTGTCGGCCTGAAGGGCGTGACGATGCGGCGGGGGAACATGAAGCTCGCGGCTCGGCTCGTGAACCGGCCCCAACTGAATCCCGGCGATATCGTCTTCTACAATTCGTTGCACGGAGCGCGAACACCGGTCGCGCCGATCGCGTTCGCCGTCTACGGACGGCGCGTGGTGGAGACCGCAATGAACGACGGCGTGGCGATTCCGCTCGGCGGGATCGCCGTGGCGATGCACCCGGGTTCAGTCGTCCCGGATAGGGGACTGGTCTCGATGGGCGACGAATGGGAATTCGATCTCCCCACCATCCCCGGCGTCGGCCGCGTGGTCGGCGCGGTGGCCGGGGGACCGATGATTCTCGCCGCGCGAAAATCGTCCGTCGATTGGGCGCAGGGCGACTACGGCGAGAATGCCATTCCCGAGGCGCTTCATCCGTTCGGCTTTTTTGCCCAGAGCTTCGCGCCGCGCCTGGCCGCGGGCGTGACCGAAGATCATCAGGTGGTGATCGTGGCGGTGGAAGGGCGAGACTTCAAGCACTCGGTCGGGATGAATCTCGATTCGCTGGCGAGATTGATGCTCGATCTGGGGTGCGTGCAGGCGATGAATCTCGACGGCGGCGGCGGCGTGGGCATGATCGTGCGGGGCGACGACGGCGTGGTCGGCGCGGCGACGCGGCCGATCCGCAGCGTCCTCGCGTTCCGAAGTGTAAAAGCCTAG
- a CDS encoding SUMF1/EgtB/PvdO family nonheme iron enzyme, translating to MIRRALLVSIAIVLLTAACSKLPDDDGDWDRDYGPAAASGLIVIPAGTFWMGADSDPEWDLFSPGVDEGFSDEHPVHQVDLRAYAIERTEVSNAQYRACVDAGACDDPHDGASRTHADYYLNPSFGAYPVVHVSWHQAATYCAWLGRRLPTEAEWEKAARGPGVRRYPWGDEPPDCLRANLRLATAGYDAGGKVIVDDEGCVGDTQPVADYDYGASPYSVQNLSGNVFEWVADYYAADYYDDAIWPGNSTDPVGPQTGIRRVIRGGSFMTVATLGRTAYRNALLPESFTSDLGFRCAADVTD from the coding sequence ATGATTCGTCGCGCGCTCCTCGTGTCGATCGCGATCGTCCTGCTCACCGCGGCATGCTCGAAGCTGCCGGACGATGATGGGGACTGGGATCGCGACTACGGCCCCGCCGCCGCGTCGGGACTGATCGTCATCCCGGCGGGAACGTTCTGGATGGGCGCCGACTCGGACCCCGAATGGGACCTCTTCTCGCCCGGCGTGGACGAAGGATTTTCGGACGAGCACCCGGTGCACCAAGTGGACCTTCGCGCGTACGCGATCGAGCGGACCGAGGTCTCGAACGCGCAGTATCGCGCGTGCGTCGATGCGGGCGCGTGCGACGATCCGCACGATGGCGCCTCGCGAACGCACGCGGATTACTACCTGAATCCGTCATTTGGTGCCTATCCCGTCGTCCACGTCTCGTGGCATCAGGCGGCGACATACTGTGCGTGGCTGGGACGTCGCTTGCCCACCGAAGCCGAGTGGGAAAAGGCGGCGCGTGGCCCCGGCGTGCGGCGGTACCCTTGGGGCGACGAGCCTCCCGACTGCCTGCGCGCGAATCTCCGTCTTGCAACCGCGGGATACGATGCCGGCGGGAAGGTGATCGTCGACGACGAAGGGTGCGTCGGAGACACCCAACCGGTAGCGGACTACGACTACGGCGCGTCCCCCTACTCGGTCCAGAATCTCAGCGGAAACGTCTTCGAGTGGGTCGCCGATTATTACGCGGCCGACTACTACGATGACGCGATCTGGCCGGGCAACTCGACCGATCCGGTCGGCCCCCAGACGGGGATTCGGCGTGTGATTCGCGGGGGGTCCTTCATGACGGTCGCGACGCTCGGTCGCACCGCGTATCGCAACGCGCTGCTGCCGGAGAGTTTCACGTCGGACCTCGGGTTTCGCTGCGCCGCCGACGTGACCGACTAG
- a CDS encoding tetratricopeptide repeat protein, which produces MLRACIIAFAAVLTLAAASAAWAGESDLERLLAEQIRSGFESGRIEPAGRDLDEFTRKFPDSLETPKLKLLQAQRQTDLFAAMPLYRALVESRPDSPEAATARLDLAGLYLNTGNAMAALKEVDALIAAKPSPADSAKARWIAARANASLGRHAAAAEHYAALIALYPDSEQIPAAMLGLAEARLQLGQAPEARSMFSRLLEKHAAAIDAPRAGFGLAQAMERAGDRRGAIGVYRRIVEQAPASPYAASARERLTDLDANPDARASRSMRLTREQFTVRLGVFPNAEAERTAAQFVQQGFKTIVRPVDDTRTEVLVGEFGTQLQANFFAEELANKFGRALEVVPLVEGTP; this is translated from the coding sequence GTGCTTCGCGCATGCATCATTGCATTCGCCGCTGTGCTGACCCTTGCCGCGGCGAGCGCGGCCTGGGCGGGGGAGTCCGACCTCGAACGACTCCTCGCGGAGCAGATCCGCAGCGGTTTTGAGTCCGGCCGTATCGAACCTGCCGGCCGCGACCTCGACGAATTCACCCGCAAATTTCCCGACTCGCTCGAAACACCGAAACTGAAACTGCTTCAGGCGCAACGGCAGACGGATCTTTTCGCCGCCATGCCGCTCTATCGCGCTTTGGTCGAGTCGCGACCCGACTCGCCGGAAGCGGCGACGGCGCGGCTCGATCTCGCGGGGCTTTATCTCAACACCGGAAACGCCATGGCCGCCCTCAAGGAAGTCGACGCCCTGATCGCCGCCAAGCCGTCCCCCGCGGATTCCGCGAAAGCCCGCTGGATCGCCGCCCGGGCGAACGCGTCGCTGGGCCGGCACGCCGCGGCGGCCGAGCACTACGCGGCGCTCATCGCACTCTATCCGGACTCCGAGCAGATTCCCGCCGCCATGCTCGGGCTCGCCGAGGCGCGCCTGCAACTCGGTCAGGCGCCGGAGGCGCGGTCGATGTTTTCGCGCCTGCTGGAAAAGCACGCCGCCGCGATCGACGCGCCGCGCGCGGGTTTCGGTCTTGCGCAGGCGATGGAGCGCGCGGGGGATCGTCGCGGCGCGATCGGCGTTTATCGCAGAATCGTCGAGCAGGCTCCGGCCAGTCCGTATGCCGCTTCGGCCCGGGAACGCCTGACGGATCTCGACGCGAATCCCGACGCCCGCGCATCCCGGTCCATGCGCCTGACGCGGGAGCAGTTCACCGTGCGTCTCGGCGTTTTTCCGAACGCCGAAGCCGAGCGCACCGCCGCCCAGTTCGTGCAGCAGGGCTTCAAGACGATCGTACGCCCCGTGGACGACACACGGACCGAGGTGTTGGTCGGGGAATTCGGAACGCAGTTACAGGCGAATTTTTTCGCCGAGGAACTCGCCAACAAATTCGGTCGCGCGCTTGAGGTCGTCCCGCTCGTCGAGGGGACTCCATGA
- a CDS encoding HIT domain-containing protein: MNRIWAPWRIPYLKGPREAGCIFCDKPRVTRDRENLILHRGREVFVIMNLYPYSNGHVMIVPYGHTDSVEAFSASAATETFDLIRHVQKILIRIMKPQGFNIGINMGKPAGAGIDEHIHLHVVPRWNGDTNFMPVLADVRVISEHIEDTYGQMKPFFEDFSLVDAE; this comes from the coding sequence ATGAATCGAATCTGGGCGCCATGGCGAATCCCCTACCTGAAGGGACCGCGCGAAGCCGGCTGCATTTTCTGCGACAAACCCCGCGTGACGCGCGACCGGGAGAATCTGATTCTGCATCGCGGCCGTGAGGTGTTCGTCATCATGAACCTGTATCCGTACTCCAACGGACACGTGATGATCGTTCCGTACGGGCACACGGACTCGGTGGAGGCGTTCTCGGCGTCGGCGGCGACGGAAACCTTCGACCTTATCCGGCACGTGCAAAAAATCCTGATTCGCATTATGAAGCCCCAGGGCTTCAATATCGGCATCAACATGGGCAAACCGGCGGGCGCCGGCATCGACGAGCACATCCACCTCCACGTCGTTCCCCGTTGGAACGGCGACACGAATTTCATGCCGGTTCTCGCGGACGTGCGGGTGATCTCGGAGCACATCGAGGACACCTACGGCCAGATGAAGCCGTTTTTCGAGGATTTTTCCCTGGTCGACGCCGAATAG
- a CDS encoding metallophosphoesterase family protein — MTRIGVISDTHLSLTQDLRPLARLLANVFDGVELILHAGDITDPDIFFELFADMRVLAVAGNMDRFRDDALSPPTRTVHVDGATIAVAHGHGYSGSLPDALLPVFPGADAIVYGHTHVALCERRKGVLVFNPGSPLRPRDHRGGSVGILTVKDGRVDGEIVELRSLRGTR; from the coding sequence GTGACGCGCATCGGCGTCATATCGGATACGCACCTCAGCCTGACGCAAGACCTGCGCCCCCTGGCCCGTCTCCTCGCAAACGTCTTCGACGGCGTCGAACTCATCCTGCACGCCGGAGACATCACCGACCCGGATATCTTCTTCGAGTTGTTCGCGGACATGCGCGTGCTCGCCGTCGCGGGAAACATGGATCGCTTCAGGGACGACGCGTTGTCGCCTCCGACCCGCACCGTTCACGTGGACGGCGCAACGATCGCCGTCGCGCACGGCCACGGATACTCGGGATCGCTCCCCGACGCCCTGCTCCCCGTCTTCCCCGGCGCCGACGCGATCGTCTACGGACACACGCACGTGGCCCTGTGCGAGCGTCGCAAAGGTGTGTTAGTGTTCAACCCCGGCTCACCCCTGCGTCCACGCGACCATCGCGGAGGATCGGTCGGCATCCTGACCGTGAAAGACGGACGCGTGGACGGCGAGATCGTGGAACTGCGTTCGTTGCGGGGAACTCGATGA